One window of Cervus elaphus chromosome 2, mCerEla1.1, whole genome shotgun sequence genomic DNA carries:
- the LOC122673432 gene encoding solute carrier family 22 member 6: MAFNDLLLQLGGVGRFQKIQVTLVILPVILLASHNTLQNFTAAIPTHHCRPPANTNLSEDGDPEAWLPRDGQGRPESCLLFTSPQRGPPFPNGTGANSTGATEPCPHGWIYDNSTFPSTIVTEWDLVCSHRALRQLAQSLYMLGVLLGAMVFGCLADRLGRRKVLIFNYLQTAVSGTCAAFAPNFPVYCAFRLLSGMSIAGVVLNCITLNVEWMPIHTRAYVGTLTGYVYSLGQFLLAGVAYAVPHWRYLQLLVSVPFYAFFIYSWFFIESARWYASSGRLDLTLRNLKRVAWINGKQEEGANLSMEALQASLQKELTTGKSQASTLELLRCPALRHIFLCLSMLWFATSFAYYGLVMDLQGFGVSIYLIQVIFGAVDLPAKLVSFLVINNVGRRPAQMASLLLAGICILINGVIPQDKSIVRTSLAVLGKGCLASSFNCVFLYTGEVYPTMIRQTGLGMGSTVARVGSIVSPLVSMTAELYPSLPLFIYGAVPVAASAAVALLPETLGQPLPDTVQDVENRRRGKPRKQQEELQKQMVPLQASAQVKN, from the exons ATGGCCTTCAATGACCTCCTGCTGCAGTTGGGGGGCGTCGGCCGCTTCCAGAAGATTCAGGTCACCCTGGTGATCCTCCCTGTGATCCTGCTGGCCTCCCACAACACCCTGCAGAACTTCACCGCCGCCATCCCCACCCACCACTGCCGCCCACCTGCCAACACCAACCTCAGCGAGGACGGGGACCCGGAGGCCTGGCTGCCCCGGGATGGGCAGGGGCGGCCCGAGTCCTGCCTCCTCTTCACCTCCCCGCAGCGGGGACCGCCGTTTCCCAATGGCACAGGGGCCAACAGCACAGGGGCCACAGAGCCCTGCCCCCACGGCTGGATCTACGACAACAGCACCTTCCCTTCCACCATCGTGACTGAG tGGGACCTTGTGTGCTCTCACAGGGCCTTACGCCAGCTGGCTCAGTCCTTATACATGTTGGGAGTGCTTCTCGGAGCCATGGTATTTGGGTGCTTAGCAGACAG GCTGGGCCGCCGGAAGGTGCTCATCTTCAACTACCTGCAGACAGCTGTGTCGGGAACCTGTGCCGCCTTCGCTCCCAACTTCCCCGTCTACTGTGCCTTCCGGCTCCTCTCGGGCATGTCGATAGCTGGCGTCGTCCTCAACTGCATAACACTGA ATGTGGAGTGGATGCCCATCCACACACGGGCCTACGTGGGCACCCTGACCGGCTACGTCTACAGCCTGGGCCAGTTTCTCCTGGCTGGGGTGGCCTATGCTGTGCCCCACTGGCGTTACCTACAGCTGTTGGTCTCTGTGCCCTTTTATGCCTTCTTCATCTACTCCTG GTTCTTCATCGAGTCGGCCCGCTGGTACGCTTCCTCTGGGAGGCTGGACCTCACCCTGAGAAACCTGAAGAGAGTGGCCTGGATCAATGGGAAGCAGGAAGAGGGGGCCAATCTAAGTATGGAG GCGCTCCAAGCCAGTCTGCAGAAGGAGCTGACCACAGGCAAGAGCCAGGCCTCGACCCTGGAGCTGCTGCGCTGCCCTGCCCTTCGCCACATCTTCCTCTGCCTCTCAATGCTGTG GTTTGCTACTAGCTTTGCCTACTACGGGCTGGTCATGGACCTGCAGGGTTTTGGGGTCAGCATCTACCTAATCCAGGTGATCTTTGGTGCTGTGGACCTGCCTGCCAAGCTTGTGAGCTTCCTTGTCATCAACAATGTGGGCCGCCGGCCTGCCCAGATGGCCTCACTGCTGCTGGCAGGCATCTGCATCCTCATCAATGGGGTGATACCCCAGG ATAAGTCCATTGTCCGAACCTCTCTTGCTGTGCTGGGGAAGGGCTGTCTGGCTTCCTCCTTCAACTGCGTCTTCCTGTACACTGGGGAGGTGTACCCCACAATGATCCG GCAGACGGGCCTAGGTATGGGCAGCACCGTGGCGCGAGTGGGCAGCATTGTGAGCCCGCTGGTGAGCATGACCGCCGAGCTCTATCCCTCCTTGCCTCTCTTCATCTACGGCGCTGTCCCGGTGGCTGCCAGCGCTGCCGTTGCCCTCCTGCCGGAGACCCTGGGCCAGCCACTGCCAGATACGGTGCAGGACGTGGAAAACAG GAGGAGAGGGAAACCGAGGAAGCAGCAAGAGGAGCTGCAGAAGCAGATGGTCCCACTCCAGGCTTCAGCacaagtgaagaactga